In one Brienomyrus brachyistius isolate T26 chromosome 7, BBRACH_0.4, whole genome shotgun sequence genomic region, the following are encoded:
- the myorg gene encoding myogenesis-regulating glycosidase isoform X2, whose protein sequence is MKNASLFKCLDDALPLDKGKLFAVTGNLSIFYLFIFLPAFFKDATFTMYQMVPGGPMSAVAGTAPVKQNLTRDRRPLLGAGALGLILIIAAVAAWCYYIASLAKAGMLKTELLDLNRDGFLIRNQTGAIVFRMAFRSGNLDLDSCSKEGEILSCTRSSTGSLNFFIQTVRPKDPVMCYRVRWEELASENPVEHAMSYNGSHWYGGAETSIQHWPISITGQQTPTPFVTSDVYSSRHSFGGILERYWLSSKASAIKINDSVPFHLGWNDTEKVLYFQARYQDSPYKPTPGQPPFAELSYRVCVGSDVTSIHKYMVRRYFNKPNKVPSMDMFRYPIWSTWALHKKDIEQEKLVSYAANIKKYNFTCSQLQLDDCYTSGYGEFDFDPVKFPNASDMFQKLKADGFHVSLWIHPFINYDSPNFRVGVEKGLFVREPTGQLPALVRWWNGVGSILDFTNPAAREWFGSHLRALRSKYGVTSFKFDAGETSYLPSQFSTYVPLNDPSTFTRRYSEMAIPFNDRAELRVGYQSQNISCFFRLIDRDSVWGYELGLKSLIPTVLTISILGYQFILPDMIGGNVYPNYTEGSGKLPDRELYIRWLELSAFMPSMQFSIPPWEYDADVIEIARRFTALHESIVAPRVLELAGEVLATGDPIIRPLWWIATNDETAYKIDSQFLIGDDLMVAPVLEPGKQERDIYLPTGRWRSYKATVSTAGSCGLPGTCPWGGLTL, encoded by the exons ATGAAGAACGCTAGTTTATTCAAATGTCTCGATGATGCACTCCCTCTCGACAAAGGCAAACTGTTTGCTGTAACAGGAAATCtcagcattttttatttatttatttttttaccagCATTTTTCAAAGACGCCACCTTCACCATGTATCAGATGGTACCAGGCGGTCCTATGAGCGCTGTAGCCGGCACCGCACCCGTTAAGCAGAATCTGACTCGGGACAGGCGCCCCCTACTCGGAGCGGGTGCTCTGGGACTAATTCTCATTATTGCAGCTGTTGCTGCTTGGTGCTACTACATTGCCTCCCTGGCTAAGGCTGGCATGCTCAAGACGGAACTCCTGGACCTGAACAGGGATGGATTCCTCATTCGAAACCAGACAGGAGCCATTGTCTTCCGCATGGCTTTCAG GTCGGGAAATCTGGACCTGGACTCTTGCTCAAAGGAGGGTGAAATTCTGAGCTGCACTCGGTCCAGCACTGGCAGTCTGAACTTCTTTATTCAGACAGTCCGGCCCAAGGACCCAGTGATGTGCTACCGTGTTCGTTGGGAGGAGCTGGCCTCTGAGAACCCTGTGGAGCATGCCATGTCCTATAATGGCTCTCACTGGTACGGCGGCGCCGAGACCAGCATCCAGCACTGGCCCATCTCCATAACGGGCCAGCAGACACCAACACCATTTGTCACCAGCGACGTCTACTCCAGCCGCCATAGCTTTGGTGGGATTCTGGAGCGTTACTGGTTGTCCTCCAAAGCCTCAGCCATCAAAATCAATGATTCAGTGCCCTTTCATCTGGGCTGGAATGACACAGAGAAGGTTTTGTATTTCCAGGCTCGGTACCAGGACAGCCCATACAAACCCACTCCTGGCCAGCCACCTTTTGCAGAGTTGAGCTACAGGGTGTGTGTTGGTTCAGATGTTACTTCCATTCATAAGTACATGGTCCGGAGATACTTCAACAAGCCCAACAAGGTACCCTCTATGGACATGTTTAGGTACCCCATTTGGTCCACATGGGCCCTGCACAAGAAAGACATTGAGCAGGAGAAGCTGGTTAGCTATGCGGCTAACATTAAGAAATATAACTTCACCTGCAGCCAGCTACAGTTGGACGACTGCTACACTAGTGGCTATGGTGAATTTGATTTTGATCCCGTCAAGTTCCCCAATGCCTCAGACATGTTCCAGAAGCTGAAAGCGGACGGATTTCATGTCAGCCTTTGGATTCACCCCTTCATCAATTATGACTCGCCCAACTTTCGTGTGGGTGTGGAGAAGGGGCTCTTTGTGCGGGAGCCCACAGGCCAGCTGCCTGCATTGGTGCGTTGGTGGAATGGTGTGGGCTCCATCCTGGACTTCACCAACCCGGCTGCTCGCGAATGGTTCGGCTCCCACCTCCGTGCCCTGAGGTCCAAATATGGGGTGACCTCCTTCAAGTTTGATGCCGGTGAGACCAGCTATCTGCCGAGTCAGTTCAGTACCTACGTGCCATTGAATGACCCTAGTACCTTTACCCGCCGCTATTCCGAGATGGCTATCCCGTTCAATGATAGAGCTGAGCTTCGCGTTGGCTATCAGTCCCAAAATATCTCCTGCTTCTTCCGCCTTATTGATCGGGACTCTGTATGGGGCTATGAACTGGGCCTTAAGTCCCTCATTCCCACTGTGTTGACCATCAGCATACTGGGGTATCAATTCATCCTGCCAGACATGATTGGGGGCAATGTGTACCCCAACTACACCGAAGGGTCAGGGAAGCTGCCGGATCGGGAATTGTATATCCGCTGGCTGGAGCTGTCCGCATTCATGCCCTCCATGCAATTCTCCATCCCACCCTGGGAATACGATGCAGATGTCATCGAGATTGCACGACGCTTTACTGCCCTGCATGAGTCCATAGTTGCACCTCGTGTACTGGAATTAGCTGGGGAGGTGCTGGCCACGGGGGACCCCATCATACGTCCTTTGTGGTGGATAGCTACAAATGATGAGACAGCTTACAAAATTGACTCCCAGTTTCTTATAGGGGATGATCTCATGGTAGCTCCGGTGCTAGAGCCTGGAAAGCAGGAGAGAGATATTTACCTTCCTACAGGCCGATGGCGTAGCTATAAAG CCACAGTAAGCACTGCTGGATCTTGCGGCCTTCCAGGCACCTGTCCATGGGGTGGTTTAACATTGTGA
- the myorg gene encoding myogenesis-regulating glycosidase isoform X1 has protein sequence MKNASLFKCLDDALPLDKGKLFAVTGNLSIFYLFIFLPAFFKDATFTMYQMVPGGPMSAVAGTAPVKQNLTRDRRPLLGAGALGLILIIAAVAAWCYYIASLAKAGMLKTELLDLNRDGFLIRNQTGAIVFRMAFRSGNLDLDSCSKEGEILSCTRSSTGSLNFFIQTVRPKDPVMCYRVRWEELASENPVEHAMSYNGSHWYGGAETSIQHWPISITGQQTPTPFVTSDVYSSRHSFGGILERYWLSSKASAIKINDSVPFHLGWNDTEKVLYFQARYQDSPYKPTPGQPPFAELSYRVCVGSDVTSIHKYMVRRYFNKPNKVPSMDMFRYPIWSTWALHKKDIEQEKLVSYAANIKKYNFTCSQLQLDDCYTSGYGEFDFDPVKFPNASDMFQKLKADGFHVSLWIHPFINYDSPNFRVGVEKGLFVREPTGQLPALVRWWNGVGSILDFTNPAAREWFGSHLRALRSKYGVTSFKFDAGETSYLPSQFSTYVPLNDPSTFTRRYSEMAIPFNDRAELRVGYQSQNISCFFRLIDRDSVWGYELGLKSLIPTVLTISILGYQFILPDMIGGNVYPNYTEGSGKLPDRELYIRWLELSAFMPSMQFSIPPWEYDADVIEIARRFTALHESIVAPRVLELAGEVLATGDPIIRPLWWIATNDETAYKIDSQFLIGDDLMVAPVLEPGKQERDIYLPTGRWRSYKGELFDNKDPVHLTDYPVDLDEIAYFVWV, from the exons ATGAAGAACGCTAGTTTATTCAAATGTCTCGATGATGCACTCCCTCTCGACAAAGGCAAACTGTTTGCTGTAACAGGAAATCtcagcattttttatttatttatttttttaccagCATTTTTCAAAGACGCCACCTTCACCATGTATCAGATGGTACCAGGCGGTCCTATGAGCGCTGTAGCCGGCACCGCACCCGTTAAGCAGAATCTGACTCGGGACAGGCGCCCCCTACTCGGAGCGGGTGCTCTGGGACTAATTCTCATTATTGCAGCTGTTGCTGCTTGGTGCTACTACATTGCCTCCCTGGCTAAGGCTGGCATGCTCAAGACGGAACTCCTGGACCTGAACAGGGATGGATTCCTCATTCGAAACCAGACAGGAGCCATTGTCTTCCGCATGGCTTTCAG GTCGGGAAATCTGGACCTGGACTCTTGCTCAAAGGAGGGTGAAATTCTGAGCTGCACTCGGTCCAGCACTGGCAGTCTGAACTTCTTTATTCAGACAGTCCGGCCCAAGGACCCAGTGATGTGCTACCGTGTTCGTTGGGAGGAGCTGGCCTCTGAGAACCCTGTGGAGCATGCCATGTCCTATAATGGCTCTCACTGGTACGGCGGCGCCGAGACCAGCATCCAGCACTGGCCCATCTCCATAACGGGCCAGCAGACACCAACACCATTTGTCACCAGCGACGTCTACTCCAGCCGCCATAGCTTTGGTGGGATTCTGGAGCGTTACTGGTTGTCCTCCAAAGCCTCAGCCATCAAAATCAATGATTCAGTGCCCTTTCATCTGGGCTGGAATGACACAGAGAAGGTTTTGTATTTCCAGGCTCGGTACCAGGACAGCCCATACAAACCCACTCCTGGCCAGCCACCTTTTGCAGAGTTGAGCTACAGGGTGTGTGTTGGTTCAGATGTTACTTCCATTCATAAGTACATGGTCCGGAGATACTTCAACAAGCCCAACAAGGTACCCTCTATGGACATGTTTAGGTACCCCATTTGGTCCACATGGGCCCTGCACAAGAAAGACATTGAGCAGGAGAAGCTGGTTAGCTATGCGGCTAACATTAAGAAATATAACTTCACCTGCAGCCAGCTACAGTTGGACGACTGCTACACTAGTGGCTATGGTGAATTTGATTTTGATCCCGTCAAGTTCCCCAATGCCTCAGACATGTTCCAGAAGCTGAAAGCGGACGGATTTCATGTCAGCCTTTGGATTCACCCCTTCATCAATTATGACTCGCCCAACTTTCGTGTGGGTGTGGAGAAGGGGCTCTTTGTGCGGGAGCCCACAGGCCAGCTGCCTGCATTGGTGCGTTGGTGGAATGGTGTGGGCTCCATCCTGGACTTCACCAACCCGGCTGCTCGCGAATGGTTCGGCTCCCACCTCCGTGCCCTGAGGTCCAAATATGGGGTGACCTCCTTCAAGTTTGATGCCGGTGAGACCAGCTATCTGCCGAGTCAGTTCAGTACCTACGTGCCATTGAATGACCCTAGTACCTTTACCCGCCGCTATTCCGAGATGGCTATCCCGTTCAATGATAGAGCTGAGCTTCGCGTTGGCTATCAGTCCCAAAATATCTCCTGCTTCTTCCGCCTTATTGATCGGGACTCTGTATGGGGCTATGAACTGGGCCTTAAGTCCCTCATTCCCACTGTGTTGACCATCAGCATACTGGGGTATCAATTCATCCTGCCAGACATGATTGGGGGCAATGTGTACCCCAACTACACCGAAGGGTCAGGGAAGCTGCCGGATCGGGAATTGTATATCCGCTGGCTGGAGCTGTCCGCATTCATGCCCTCCATGCAATTCTCCATCCCACCCTGGGAATACGATGCAGATGTCATCGAGATTGCACGACGCTTTACTGCCCTGCATGAGTCCATAGTTGCACCTCGTGTACTGGAATTAGCTGGGGAGGTGCTGGCCACGGGGGACCCCATCATACGTCCTTTGTGGTGGATAGCTACAAATGATGAGACAGCTTACAAAATTGACTCCCAGTTTCTTATAGGGGATGATCTCATGGTAGCTCCGGTGCTAGAGCCTGGAAAGCAGGAGAGAGATATTTACCTTCCTACAGGCCGATGGCGTAGCTATAAAGGTGAGCTCTTTGACAATAAAGATCCTGTTCACCTCACTGACTACCCCGTTGACCTGGATGAGATTGCATATTTTGTGTGGGTGTAA